A single genomic interval of Aestuariirhabdus haliotis harbors:
- a CDS encoding type II toxin-antitoxin system RelE/ParE family toxin, translating into MSSFTLTNSAKNDLKAIAKFSEQHWGYKQRTIYIKQFDDSFHMLSETPSAGKDCNYIKAGYRKFPQGSHIIFYRELSNKSIQIVRILHKQMDVDSQLGNS; encoded by the coding sequence ATGAGTTCATTTACCCTCACCAACTCTGCAAAGAATGACTTGAAAGCGATAGCTAAATTCAGTGAACAGCACTGGGGTTACAAACAACGAACAATTTACATAAAGCAGTTTGATGATTCCTTTCATATGCTTTCAGAAACTCCTTCAGCCGGTAAAGACTGTAACTACATTAAAGCTGGCTATCGCAAGTTTCCACAAGGAAGTCACATTATTTTCTACCGGGAACTCTCCAATAAATCCATTCAAATAGTTCGTATCTTACATAAACAAATGGATGTGGATTCACAGCTCGGAAATTCATAA